A stretch of the Lolium perenne isolate Kyuss_39 chromosome 3, Kyuss_2.0, whole genome shotgun sequence genome encodes the following:
- the LOC127342452 gene encoding uncharacterized protein: MAHVEDEGEEEQCFLVEPLFYDEAKEMAWALAERERRRREEDEMARKVAENLRRDEAHQTVKKSIIEYNTKLERNVYTRFFLRDFSVFDINELSLIPPMRYTDSVYEDEFALEDSANILSVSVVSSDVSLPINVYGSVIVRDSIDYKCIYLFRRHRDDCQVINDEDKTLILTGPDRGLVLVDFIYLEIDLKIRDLKDDKEDQDKQFSKGLISIDGRVLSRERDVVVRSETLESWLSTMEVRVATVLNAVEVTFEIKLLMGHLDGNITVGIKGIKEPILIHDSKADGVVTCDESRVVKLRRRVMTICLKEMLAFHIVNEADGVKGERTLDLTPKRTGSDHWNTLCGAGVFGFTVVWSLMDFRM, encoded by the exons ATGGCGCATGTAGAGGATGAAGGGGAAGAGGAGCAGTGCTTCTTAGTAGAGCCTTTATTCTACGACGAGGCGAAGGAAATGGCCTGGGCGTTGGCGGAGAGGGAGAGGCGTCGGCGGGAGGAGGACGAGATGGCGCGGAAGGTGGCGGAGAACCTGCGGAGAGACGAGGCGCACCAAACCGTCAAGAAATCCATCATCGAGTACAATACCAAGTTGGAGCGCAACGTCTACACTCGGTTTTTCCTTCGAGATTTTTCCGTCTTCGACATAAATGAGTTGT CTCTTATCCCTCCAATGCGATACACCGATAGCGTGTACGAAGATGAGTTCGCGCTAGAGGACTCTGCAAACATCCTCTCAGTCAGCGTAGTCTCCTCAGATGTAAGCTTGCCAATCAACGTCTATGGCAGTGTTATCGTCAGAGATAGCATTGACTACAAGTGCATTTATTTGTTCCGCCGTCATAGAGATGATTGCCAAGTCATCAACGATGAG GACAAGACATTGATTTTAACTGGCCCAGATCGAGGTCTAGTCTTGGTTGACTTTATCTATCTAGAGATAGATCTTAAGATCAGAGATCTTAAGGATGATAAAGAGGATCAAGACAAGCAGTTCAGCAAAGGACTAATTAGTATTGATGGCCGAGTATTGTCTAGAGAGAGAGATGTTGTGGTTAGAAGTGAAACCCTCGAGAGCTGGCTCAGCACTATGGAAGTGAGAGTTGCAACTGTTTTGAATGCAGTCGAAGTAACCTTTGAAATCAAGCTTCTTATGGGACATTTGGATGGAAATATTACGGTTGGCATCAAGGGCATTAAAGAACCGATTCTGATTCATGATAGTAAGGCAGATGGCGTGGTAACATGTGATGAAAGTCGGGTTGTCAAACTACGGCGTCGTGTCATGACTATCTGTCTTAAAGAAATGCTGGCATTTCACATTGTTAATGAGGCTGATGGTGTTAAGGGAGAACGAACCCTTGATTTGACCCCAAAACGCACTGGCTCAGATCACTGGAATACTCTGTGTGGCGCAGGGGTGTTCGGCTTCACGGTTGTCTGGTCTTTGATGGACTTCAGAATGTAA
- the LOC127339628 gene encoding uncharacterized protein, giving the protein MGCEDFVLHTFVLKSMLKDHQNLTSTLLAHLFYKEIVENTAMGVKAIQERVHLQYKYEISYGKAWRAKHMALENRFGTFLDAYDGVVRLLLTLKDRNPGTHVDIQDCVISKFPNVRVLHRVFFAFSICIEAFMHCRPVMCVDGTFLTGR; this is encoded by the coding sequence ATGGGTTGTGAGGACTTCGTGCTGCACACCTTTGTCCTTAAGAGTATGCTGAAGGATCACCAAAACCTTACATCCACTCTGCTTGCTCACCTGTTCTACAAGGAGATTGTAGAGAATACAGCGATGGGGGTTAAAGCCAtccaggaaagagttcaccttcaaTATAAGTATGAAATTTCATATGGCAAGGCATGGAGGGCTAAACATATGGCACTGGAGAACAGATTCGGGACCTTCCTAGATGCTTATGACGGTGTCGTCCGTCTCCTCCTGACATTGAAGGACCGGAATCCGGGCACCCATGTGGACATACAAGACTGTGTGATATCAAAGTTCCCTAATGTCAGGGTTCTTCACAGGGTGTTTTTCGCATTCAGCATATGCATCGAGGCGTTCATGCACTGTCGTCCGGTGATGTGTGTAGATGGAACTTTTCTAACTGGCAGGTAG